One genomic segment of Actinoplanes ianthinogenes includes these proteins:
- a CDS encoding ABC transporter ATP-binding protein, whose translation MSAFAVDPDGVAGSTPAVLRRGFAAIPEIRDGLALTLVLALVGGFGRLAIPVLVQQLLDRGLSTGHIDVGHLVRLGALAGVAVVGTAVVNWVSLLRLAIASERALCGLRIRAFGHVHRLSVAYHSAETRGKLVSRVTSDVGTLSQFLQWGGIAWVVNGAAMLAALIGMLYYDVWLTLVTVALIVPMVVLIHVLTGRLGPAHSAVRGRVADLLTVTSETIQGAAVIRAYGITKPSLRRTTATIHRWRDAKARAGYLGSVLFSLAELFAAIVVVGVVAVGLAIGPSTGHTAGDLVAFLLLVTLFLGPVGQFTQVIDFTQNAVAGWRRVLALLDIVEDVTEPVDGRQLPASPPAVVVQNVTFGYPNAGTALTDVSFEVPAGRQVVLVGATGSGKTTLTKLIARLADPDRGHILIGGVDTREIATESLRSRVVVVPQEPFLFDTTVEENVRYGRPSATRADVERAFHDLGAGAFLAGLPRGLDTPVGQRGESLSAGERQLVALARAHLADPACLILDEATSAVDPRIELTLIEALRRLTAGRTSLTVAHRLATAERADEVIVLDGGRLVERGRHDELLAAGGVYTGLYDSWRRSTAAGTVA comes from the coding sequence ATGAGTGCGTTCGCGGTCGACCCCGACGGTGTTGCCGGGTCGACGCCCGCGGTGCTTCGGCGCGGCTTCGCCGCCATCCCGGAGATCCGCGACGGCCTGGCCCTGACGCTCGTCCTCGCACTGGTCGGCGGGTTCGGCCGGCTGGCCATACCGGTCCTCGTCCAGCAACTCCTCGACCGGGGACTCAGCACCGGACACATCGACGTCGGCCACCTGGTTCGCCTGGGCGCGCTGGCGGGCGTGGCGGTGGTGGGCACCGCCGTGGTCAACTGGGTGAGCCTGCTGCGCCTTGCGATCGCCAGCGAGCGCGCACTGTGCGGGCTGCGGATCCGCGCCTTCGGCCACGTGCACCGGCTCAGCGTGGCGTACCACTCGGCCGAGACGCGCGGGAAGCTGGTGTCCCGGGTGACCTCCGACGTCGGGACCCTCAGCCAGTTCCTGCAGTGGGGCGGCATCGCCTGGGTGGTGAACGGCGCCGCCATGCTGGCTGCCCTCATCGGCATGCTGTACTACGACGTCTGGCTGACGCTGGTCACGGTTGCGCTGATCGTGCCGATGGTCGTCCTCATCCACGTGCTGACCGGGCGCCTCGGGCCCGCGCACTCCGCGGTCCGGGGCCGCGTCGCCGATCTGCTCACGGTGACCTCGGAGACGATCCAGGGCGCGGCCGTCATCCGCGCCTACGGCATCACGAAGCCGAGCCTGCGGCGGACCACGGCGACCATCCACCGCTGGCGGGACGCGAAGGCCCGCGCCGGTTATCTGGGCAGCGTGCTGTTCTCCCTCGCCGAGCTGTTCGCCGCGATCGTGGTGGTCGGCGTCGTCGCGGTGGGCCTGGCGATCGGCCCGTCGACCGGGCACACCGCCGGCGATCTGGTCGCGTTCCTCCTGCTGGTGACCCTGTTCCTGGGGCCGGTGGGGCAGTTCACCCAGGTCATCGACTTCACGCAGAATGCCGTGGCCGGCTGGCGACGGGTGCTGGCACTGCTGGACATCGTCGAGGACGTCACCGAGCCGGTCGACGGCCGGCAGCTGCCGGCCAGCCCGCCGGCGGTGGTCGTACAGAATGTCACCTTCGGCTACCCGAACGCCGGCACGGCCCTGACCGACGTGTCGTTCGAGGTGCCGGCCGGTCGCCAGGTCGTGCTGGTCGGCGCCACCGGATCGGGCAAGACGACGCTGACGAAGCTGATCGCCCGGCTGGCCGACCCTGACCGCGGCCACATCCTGATCGGCGGCGTGGACACACGGGAAATCGCGACCGAGTCGCTGCGCTCGCGCGTGGTGGTCGTGCCGCAGGAACCGTTCCTCTTCGACACCACGGTCGAGGAGAACGTCCGGTACGGGCGACCGTCCGCCACCCGTGCCGACGTCGAGCGGGCCTTCCACGATCTGGGTGCGGGAGCGTTTCTCGCCGGCCTGCCGCGCGGCCTGGACACCCCGGTCGGGCAGCGCGGCGAGAGCCTGTCCGCCGGCGAGCGGCAGCTGGTCGCGCTGGCCCGCGCACACCTGGCCGACCCGGCCTGCCTGATCCTCGACGAGGCGACCTCGGCCGTGGACCCGCGGATCGAGCTGACGCTCATCGAGGCGTTGCGCCGGCTCACCGCGGGCCGCACGTCGTTGACCGTCGCACACCGGCTGGCCACCGCCGAACGGGCCGACGAGGTGATCGTGCTCGACGGCGGCCGGCTGGTGGAACGCGGCCGGCACGACGAGCTGCTCGCGGCGGGCGGTGTCTACACCGGCTTGTACGACAGCTGGCGGCGTTCCACGGCCGCCGGCACGGTCGCCTGA